AGCGCGGTGCGGTGCCCTCCGGGCCCTTGCCGGAGAAGTCCCACACGGTCACGTCCGGTGCACCGTCGGCGGCCAGCCAGAAGCCGGTGTCGTCGAAGGCGAGCCGGGAGACCTTCTCCGGGTAGCCGGACATGGTGAGTTCGCCTCCGTCTCGCGCCCTCCAGATGTGGATGGAGGCGTCCTGGTTGCCGCTGCAGATCCATCTCCCGGTTGGCGCGACGGCGAGTGCGAGGTGGGAGCCGACGTAGGGGTAGGTGGCGACAGGCTTCTCGGTGTGCCTCTCGTGGCAGCGCACGGCCCCGTACGCGGCCACGGCCAGGCGCCGCCCCTGCCGCATCCAGGCGAGGTCGGTGACGGTCGACGCAGCGGGCTCCGTACGCCACAACTCGCCGCCGTCCGCGTCGAGTACCAGTGCGCGGCGGCCAGAGGCGACCGCGACCCGGGTGCCGTCGGCCCAGGCGGCGGCAGCCGACCAGGCGCCGGACTCCCGCACCGTCGTGCGCCCGTCGGAGCGGCGCCACAGCGCGTACCCCATCGGACCTGTCGCCACCACGTGCCCGGCATCCGGGGAGAGCGCGACCGTGAGTGCGCCT
Above is a genomic segment from Streptomyces fodineus containing:
- a CDS encoding WD40 repeat domain-containing protein, translating into MSTTVQSPLAWEAGVDDAPVALSARSELVAVAGAEGTVKVLDAAMGAETGAFELPGGALTVALSPDAGHVVATGPMGYALWRRSDGRTTVRESGAWSAAAAWADGTRVAVASGRRALVLDADGGELWRTEPAASTVTDLAWMRQGRRLAVAAYGAVRCHERHTEKPVATYPYVGSHLALAVAPTGRWICSGNQDASIHIWRARDGGELTMSGYPEKVSRLAFDDTGFWLAADGAPDVTVWDFSGKGPEGTAPRSLRGHETVTALAWRPGAAGHLASGGADGTVALWHATAGRPQARLRPVRELDGTGAAVAALAWAGPHLLAVAWRDGRIRTYGLPSRTAL